A stretch of DNA from Chitinivorax sp. PXF-14:
CGCCAGCGGGTCGATTCCCTTGAGCCCTTGGCGGGCATGACTTGGCTGAAGTCGCTGGCGATCGCCACCACGCATGTCGAGTCGCTGCGCCCGCTGGCGGCACTCAAAACGCTGGCCTACCTGGGGCTTGGCGGGTGGCTGCCGATGGCGGAGTACGCCTGGCTATCGGCCAAGCTGCCCAATACCGAATGCCAATGGTTCCGGCCCTTTCTCGATCTTGCCGGCTCGGGCTATGGCCGCTGCACGAAGTGCGCGCAGGATTCGATGGTGATGCTGACTGGACGAGGCGCCCGGACAATCTGCCGCTTCTGCGACGCTGCCAAGGTGGCAAAGCACAAGGCGGCATTCAACGACATCAGGGCCATGGCCTTGGCTGAATAGCAAGCTGGTCGCCGCCCTGCAGGGCGCGCCGGGACTGGGTTTCCGGCAAGCCCGGCGCCAGCTGGCGCGGCCAGTGCAGCCCCCATACCGACAGGAGTTCCACATGAGCCCCAATCAAGCCACTGTCGAGCAATACATGGCAGGCTTCCGCCGCACCGACCACGCGCTGATCCTGTCCTGCCTGGCCGACGATGTCGAATGGCTGATCCCCGGCCAGTTCCATGTGGTCGGCAAGGCCGCGTTCGACAGGGAGATCGAAAACGAGGCCTGCGTCGGCAGCCCGGAGATCGAGGTCACCCGCCTGACCGAGCAGAACGACGTAGTCGTCGCCGAAGGCTCGGTGCGCTGTGCCCGGCGCGACGGCGGCGTGCTGATTCTGGCGTTCTGCGATGTATTCGAGATGCGCGAGACAAAGATCAGGCGCCTGATCAGCTATCTGGCCGAGATCAGCTAGCCCTGCCCTGCCGCAACGCGCTCCCAGCCTGGCTTGCAGCCAGCCCCAAACAACGGCGGCGCTCATGTTAGAATTTTGCATTTTACGTTAACGTAAATTTGAATCGCCGACAGCAAGCACCGGGCCGGTGGCGCATAATGGTCGAAAAGCCGTCTTGAACATCAGGCAGGCGGATTCCCGAGTGCCTGCCCTCAACGAGCCATCGCGCGGGCCGGTGCCGATATTGACGACAGCCCGATACGCCAACTTCAAGACGGTAGCCAGAGAGCCTATCGTTACCCAGCGAGGATATGTATGAGCAACGGCAATCCACTGTGGTCCCCCAAGGCAGCACAGATCAAAGCTGCAAACGTTACGCGCTTCACCGCCTTCGTCAACGATGGTTACGGCCAGAAGCTGGCCAACTACCCCGCGCTGTATGACTGGTCGGTGGCACACCCAGCCGATTTCTGGTCGGCGCTGTGGCGCTTCTGCGAGGTGCAGGCGAGCCAGGAGTGGGATCAAGTGCTGGTCGACGGCCACAAGATGCCGGGCGCGAAGTGGTTTGTCGGCAGCCGCCTCAATTTTGCCGAGAATCTGCTGCGCTACCGCGACAGCCGTACCGCGCTGGTGTTCCGCGCGGAAGACCAGGCCGAAGCGGAATACAGCTATGCGGAACTCTATGAAGAAGTCGCCAAGGTCGCACAGGCGCTGAAATCGGCAGGCGTCACGGTTGGCGACCGGGTGGCGGGCTTCATGCCCAACCTGCCGCAAACCGTCATCGCCATGCTGGCCGCGACCAGCCTCGGGGCTGTCTGGTCGTCCTGCTCGCCCGATTTCGGCATCCAGGGCGTGCTGGACCGCTTCGGCCAGATTCAGCCCAAGGTGCTGTTCACCGCGGACGGCTACTACTACAACGGCAAGTCGGTAGACAGCCTGGAGCGCATCGGCAGCATCCTCGAACAGCTGCCCAGCGTCCAGCAGCTCGTGGTGGTGCCGTTCATCTCGCCCACGCCGGAGTTGAGGGGCCTGAAGCATGCCGTCAACTGGATCGATTTTGCCGACAATGATGCCACCCAGGTCGATTTCGTCCAGTTGCCGTTCGATCATCCGCTCTACATCATGTATTCGTCAGGCACCACGGGTGTGCCCAAGTGCATCGTCCATTCTGCGGGCGGCACCCTGCTCCAGCATCTCAAGGAGCATGTCCTGCATGGCGACCTCAGCCGCGACGATACGATTTTCTACTTCACCACCTGCGGCTGGATGATGTGGAACTGGCTGGTATCGGCGCTCGCCGTCGGCGCCAAGGTCGCACTTTACGATGGCTCGCCGTTCTATCCGTCGGCCGAGGTGCTGTGGGACTATGCCGAGGTGGAGGAATTCACCACCTTCGGCACCAGTGCAAAATACCTGTCCGCCCTCGAAAAGGCCGGTGCCAAGCCGCGCAAGTCGCACGAGCTATGGGCGCTGGATACCATCTGCTCCACCGGCTCGCCGCTGCTGCCGGAGAGCTACGACTATGTCTATCGGGACATCAAGCCAGATGTCCGCCTGAGCTCGATCTCGGGCGGCACCGACATCGTCTCCTGCTTCGCGCTCGGCAGCCCCGTGCTGCCGGTATATCGCGGCGAGCTGCAATGCCGCGGGCTCGGCATGGCGGTACAAATCTACGACGACGACGGCAAGCCGGTACAGCAGGAAAAAGGGGAACTGGTCTGCACCAAGCCATTTCCGTCCATGCCGATCCAGTTCTGGAACGACCCGGATGGGGCCAAATACCGGGCGGCCTATTTCGAGCGCTTCGACAATATCTGGTGCCATGGCGACTATGCCGAGCTGACGGAGCACGACGGCATCGTGATTTATGGCCGTTCCGACACGGTGTTGAACCCAGGTGGCGTCAGGATCGGCACGGCCGAGATCTACCGCCAAGTGGAAGCCTTCCCGGAAGTACTGGAGTCACTGGCGGTCGGCCAGGATTGGCAAGGCGATGTGCGGGTGATCCTGTTCCTTCGCCTGCAACCCAAGTCCCGGCTCGACGAAGCGCTGGCCCAGCGCATCAGGCAACGCATCAAGGAAGGCGCCAGCCCGCGCCACGTCCCGGCCAAGATCATCGCCGTCACGGACATCCCCCGCACCATCAGCGGCAAGATCGTCGAGCTGGCGGTGCGCAACGTTATCCATGGTCACCCGGTAAAGAACAAGGAAGCACTGGCCAACCCGGAGGCACTGGCGCTGTTCGAGAATCTGGAAGACCTGACGAGCTGATTCGCAGGGCGGGCCAGGAACACCAGCCCCCGATCCTGGGGGCTTTTTTTCGCCAGTTTGCCGCCGCACCGGCAAGACTCAGGCAACCATGGCGGCCAGCCAGCTGGCGATCGTGGGCCCGCGTGGTGGGCGGTATTTTCGACCAGGAAAACAACGCCAAACCAGCGGGCTTTCCACGGCTATATTGGGTAGTGCAAGGCGGCGGATGCGGCCAGAACCAACAGAAAGGAATGTATGAAACGCTCGCTGTTCAGCGGCTGTTGTTTGCTCATGGTGATCCAGATGCAGCCGCTACAGGCGGCACCGGCAGGCGGCCAGGAGGCAGTCACTGTGGCTTGTGGCGACTGCCAGCCCGGCTCGCGGCAAACAGGCACGCCAGCCAGCGGGCTCCGTTTCTCCTGCCCGGCGGGCGAGGTCGTCAAGTTTGGGCAGGCTGTCGACGCCTATTTGCTATCGAACGGCATCTCGATGCGCCACATCGCCAAGACCATCGACACCGAGCACGGCACGCTGAGCTACGTCATGCGCACAGATCGACAGACGCACGACACGCTGGCCCTGGCGCGCCACCCGGCGCTCCGCGTGAAAGACGAGCGGCTCCTGCTGCCCGGCGCCCACGGTACCATGCGGCCCATCCACACGGTATCGAAACAGGAGATTCTGCTTGCCCTGATGCAAACGGGCCGGCTGACGGCATTCGATGCGCCGGCCTGCTCGCTCGATACCTTGAAGGACCATGTCGCCATTCGACAGAACATCGTGGCATGGGCCGAGAACCTGAACTGGGTATGGCCCAATGGCGGGCAGGCGCGCTGGAACACCCGCTATTGGCGGCGCGGCACGCCACGGCACGATGTCCCCCTGCATGTGGCCGTCAACGATGCCTTCATCAACCAGCGCCTGTATTCGATCGGCTGCTACACCGGCGCCAAGCTGGTGATGATTCAGGGGGTGCTCGATTATTACCAGCGGATCAAGCGTGACCCGGAACAGGTCAAACGGATCGAGGCCCGCCTCTGGTCGAACCAGGACCCATTGACCGACATCGAGCCCGGCCGGATGTGGGATTTCGAAGCGGATTTCGACAACAAGGAACAAAACCGGCCAGGCAAGCTGCTGACCATCCAGTACGGCGTGCCGGCCCGGCATTTCGTGCCCGGCGACTGGGCCTATTTTCTCAACACCGATGCGAAGTCCTACCAGAAGACCGGGTATGAGGGCTCGAACGCCATCTATCTGGGCCGCAACCGGTTTGATGATTTCTACAACGATCACAACCACGCCTACACCTATCACGAGAAGCTCGACGAGGTGTACCAGTGGCGGCACGGCGTTTTCAGCCGCTCGCGCGACGCGGCCAAGATCAAGCCACTGTCCAGGCAAGCCATGGCGCGCCTGGAGCAACCGCCGAAGCAGGGCGGGCTGGTGAACGACTTCCGGGTGTACCCCTACTTCTTTGGCGCCCCACTGCCCGAGTTGCCCAGGCAGAAATGATTGGCGGCGACGTGGCCGCAGTGGTCAGCCCTTGGCCCGGTGGGCCGAGCCCCAAGGCAGGATGGGCCTAGCTTGTCTCTACGCGATTCCTGCCATGCTGCTTGGCAAGATAGAGCGCCTGGTCGGCACGCCGCAGCAGCGAGCCAAGATCATCCTGGCTGGCGTCGAACAGCGCCAGGCCAAAACTCGATGTCGCCCTGAGCGTGCCGTCGGCCGCTGTAAAGCGCCAGTTCTCGATCGACAGCCTCAGCCGATCCGCCAACACCATCCCGCCCTGCAGATCGCAATTGCAGGCCAGCGCGATAAACTCCTCACCGCCGTAACGCGCGACGATATCTCCCTCGCGAAATACCCGCCTGGCCAGGTCGGCGATTTCCACCAGCACGGCGTCCCCCGCATCGTGCCCGAAACGATCGTTGATCGATTTGAAATGATCGATATCGAACATGATCAGCGTCAACGCGGTACCGTGACGCCGGGCATTGGCGATCTGGGCATTCGCCACCTCGGAGAAGGCGCGCCGGTTGAGTATTCCCGTCAGGAAATCGGTGCGGGAGGCCTGTCGCAACTCGTCGACCAGCTGCTGACGCTCCACTTCAAGGCGCTGCTTGGCAATGCTGTTGGCCTTCAAGAGGGCAACGACATCGAGAATGTCGCCGATTTCATCCAGCTGCTTGCGGGCCGGGACCACGATGTCGAACTTGCCATGGGCAATCTCTGCCAGCGCCTTTGCCGTCCTCAGCAAGGGGCTGACGACACGGTGCCGGATCACCAGCAGGATCACCAGTACGGTCAGCACCGTGAGCATGCCGATGAACAACGCCAGCAGCAGGTTCTGTCTCGCCACGCGATGGCTCTCGCGCGCACCGGTCATGGCGTTCTCTACCATGACATCGCGCAGTTGGATGATGGAGGCCATGTCGGGCACGTAACGGGCGGCGAAGCCTGCAGCATCCATGCCATAGCGCCGGCCGGCCTCGCTGTCGGCGATGACGCCGTTGACGAAACGCAGGCCATCGCCGAAATACCGCTGCTCCATCGACTGCATGGCCCCCAGCGCCAGCTGGTCGGCGAATTGGCTTTGCAGGCGTAGCTGGATCAACATGTGGAGCTGTTCGATACGGCCGCGCAATACGTCAATCGCCTGCTTCTCGCTGTCGGCCAGCGGCTTTTGCTCGGTCAGGGCCGCCGTAAACTGCGACCCCAGCCGGCCAGCCTGCACCCTCAACTCCGCCGCCAGACGCGCGCCGATCAGCGCATCGGAGAACTGCGGGTAGATTTCTTCCGCATCACGAGACAGCTTCGTCACCGCAGACATGATGATCGGGATCACATCGAACATCTGATGCACTGCCCCCATCACCTGTTCTGCGCTCCGCCTGGATCGGGGTAAGGCCGCGACACCATCCACCTCACGCCGGGCAGCCTCCAGCTGGGCGATGGCCTTGTGCATCTCGATGGCAGCCTCTTGATCGTGCAGATCGGTGTCGTCCGCAATCCGCGCCATCAGCTCTGCAATCACGGTATCACTCGCGGCCCGTGCCTTTTTCAGTCGTTGCAGCTTGGCGGGATCATGCTGCGCATCGCCCAGCACACCATTTGCCGGCCCACGCTCGAACGATACCTTTTCGGCTACCACCATTGCCATGTAGGCCGTCTGGATTTCACCCAGGCCATCACGTGCAGAACGATAAATCTGCCATTCATCGAAGATGATCCACGACAGCATCACGCCGACCAGGGTCGACAGGATCGCCGTATTGATGGCAAAGAGTCGGGACAAGCGCATCGTATGGAAGGGGACTGACAAATACGATAAGGGGTCAATCATGCTACAGGAGCCATGTGCCAAGTGGCTACAGGAAACCACGCCAGGCTACCCAGCTCATGGTAGAGCCAGACGGAATTGCCAACGAAACAAATGAGGGGAAACAAAAGAGGCGAGAAAAAAGCCGCTCTCAGCGGCTGATTTCCTGATGTTACTGGAGGCGGAGGCCGGAATCGAACCGGCGTAGACGGCTTTGCAGGCCGCTGCATAACCACTTTGCTACCCCGCCATCGTCTTGGACGGCTGTGCGACAAGCTGTATTCTACTTGTCGCCACTCCAGCATGAAAAAACACGATGCTGGAAGTGAAAGGGGGAAAGCGATTGCTTTCCCCGCGAATATGGAGCGGGAAACGAGGCTCGAACTCGCGACCTCAACCTTGGCAAGGTTGCGCTCTACCAACTGAGCTATTCCCGCGTTTTCTGAACTGCCAACAGCATTGAAACTGGAGCGGGAAACGAGGCTCGAACTCGCGACCTCAACCTTGGCAAGGTTGCGCTCTACCAACTGAGCTATTCCCGCATTTTCTGAACTGCCAACAACATTGCAACTGGAGCGGGAAACGAGGCTCGAACTCGCGACCTCAACCTTGGCAAGGTTGCGCTCTACCAACTGAGCTATTCCCGCTTTGCACTTCGGCGTCACCGCCGTCGTTCAGAGAGCGGCAATTATAGCGACCAAAACGGCCGTGTCAACAATCTGCAATCAACTTTATCCCTGTTTTATTTGAGGCCAGGCCACACGCAGGTAATAACCCATTGACCACAAAGTCAAAATGGCCGCCACGAACATCAGCCACTCACCGAAATAAAGCGTATCGACCCCAGACACCAGTGGTGCAGCATACAGCAACAGTACGATGGCAAGCATTTGAGCCGCTGTTTTCAGCTTGCCGACAAAAGAAACGGCAACACTTTTGCTCTTGCCCAGCTGCGCCATCCACTCCCGCAACGCGGAAATCGTGATCTCGCGCCCGATGATGACCACCGCGATCCACGACTCCGTCCGACCCAGCTTGACCAGCAGGATCAAGGCGGCAGCCACCATCAACTTGTCTGCCACCGGATCGAGAAATGCGCCAAACGAAGTCGTCTGCCCCAGCGCTCTGGCCAGATAACCATCAAACCAATCGGTAATGGCCGCCAGTGCGAAGCAGGCAGCGGCAAACAGGTTCTTGTCGTGCATCGGCAGCCAATGCTCGGGCAGGTAAAAGATGCCGACAAACATCGGGATCAGAACGATACGGCACCAGGTCAGGAAGATGGGTAGATTGAAAGGCATCGGATGTTCTGTTTGCTGTTCTTATTTATTTAGTGAAATTGCCTGTATATCGTTTCGGCCAACGTCCGGTTGATGCCCTCAACCTGGCACAGCTCGTCGACGCTCGCCGTCTGGACCCCTTTCAGCCCGCCAAAATGCGTCAGCAGTCGCTGGCGCCGCTTGGGGCCAACGCCGGCGATGTCCTCCAGTGACGACGTGGTGCGTGCCTTGCCTCGGCGGTTGCGATGCCCGGTAATGGCAAAACGATGCGCTTCGTCGCGAATCTGCTGGATCAGATGCAGGCCGGGGTGGTCCGTGGGCAATTGTAGCGTCTTTTGTTGCTGCGGAATAATCAGCTGCTCCAGCCCCGGCTTGCGTTCCTCGCCCTTCGCCACACCAACCAGCATGAGCTCATTGAGCCCAACCTCGGCCATGACATCGAGCGCGACCCCGACCTGCCCCTTGCCGCCGTCAATCAAGACCAGATCCGGCATCACCCCCTCGCCGGCTGCGATCTTTTGATAGCGTCGGGTCAGGGCGTCGCGCATGGCGGCAAAATCATCGCCGGGCGTAATGCCGGTGATGTTGTAGCGCCGATATTCGGATGGCTGCATCGACAATCGGTCGTAGACCACGCAGGAGGCAACCGTGGCCTCACCCATGGTATGGCTGATGTCGAAACACTCGATGCGCGCCACGCTCTCGGGCAGGCCCAACGCATCCTGCAGTGCGCTCAGCCGCCCTTCCTGTGTGCTTTGGCTGGTCAGGCGCTGGCCGATGGCTATCTCGGCGTTCTTGGTCGCCATTTCCAGCCACACCCGCCGCTCCCCCACCGGGTTGTCGTTCAGATACACCTTGCGCCCGGCCTGCTCGCTGAGCAGCGCCTGCAGCGGCTCGGGTTCCGGCACGCCGGCCACGATGATGGCCTGTGGGATCGTACGATCGAGATAGTGCTGCAGCAAAAAAGCCTCGAGCGCCGACGCCGCGTCATAGTCGTCGGCATTGCTGGGAAAGAAGCTCTTGTCGCCGAGGTGGCGCCCGCCCCGCACCATGACCAGATTGACGCACAGCAGGCCGTTGGCGGCCACGCAGGCGACCACGTCGGCATCAAGCTGGGTGGTATTGCTGCTGACAAACTGCTTGCTGCGGATACGCGTCAGGCTGTGAATCTGGTCGCGCAGCACCGCGGCTTCTTCAAATCGCCATTCACCAGCAGCCTGTTCCATCTTGCTGTTGAGATCGGTCAGTAACTCGCTGTCCTTGCCTTGCAGAAACAACAACGCATTGCGCACGTCCTCGCGATAGTGCGCCTCGTCGATCAGACCGACACACGGCGCGGTACAGCGCTTGATCTGGTGCAGCAGGCAGGGGCGGGATCGATTGTTGTATACCGAATCCTCGCAGGTGCGCAGTTTGAAAACCTTCTGCAGCAGGTGGATGTTCTCGCGTACGGCATGCCCGCTCGGGAATGGGCCAAAATACTGGTGCTTGCGATCGAGTGCCCCACGGTAAAAACCGAGCCGCGGGAATGCGTGCCCGGTCAGCATGATGTAGGGGTAGGACTTGTCGTCGCGAAAAAGGATGTTGTAGCGCGGGGACAACGCCTTGATCAGGTTGTTCTCGAGAATGAATGCCTCACTCTCCGAACGCACCACGGTGGTTTCGATCGCGGCAATCTGCGCCACCATCAGGCGGATGCGTGGCGACAGATCGCTCTTCTGGAAGTATGAAGAAACCCGCTTTTTCAGGTCCTTGGCTTTACCGACATACAGGACGGCACCGTCGGCGGACAACATGCGGTACACGCCCGGCAGATTGGGCAAGGATGCCAGCACAGGCTTGGGATCGAAGGGACTCTGGGACATCGGGACGAACAATCGGATCTAATTAAGGGAATTGGCCACAACGGCACCGGAGCGTGCCACACGCCAGATGGCCATACTACCAATGGGCGGCTCGGCGGCGCCAGGACTCGGGCGGGAGACGCGAGCGACACCGCCGGGGTGGCGCCCGCCTCGTCGGAAACTACTGCTGGGCAGGCTCGGAGGCCGAAAACCCGCTGTTGGTCTCGTCCCTGGTGCTACGTAGATTGGCAGCCGGCGTCAACAGCGGGCTCTCCAGCGGACCATTGACGATCATCGGCACAGCCATCGGGTTGACCGCGCTCTTCATGCGTAGCGCCAGGTTACCGTTGACACGCTGCCTGGCATCGACGGTTACCGCGCCAGAGGCACCCAGCAGGCCGGACTGCAGCGCGATATTCTTGAAACGATAGGTCTTCTCGCTGATCTCGATGATACCGCTCATCGAATCGAAACGGGTCTTGCCGCCGCGCAGCCCACCGCCATTTGTGCCGTAGTTATAACGAATCGCGGTGATGAAATCGATATTGTTGAGCGTACCGTCTTCAGCCTTGAACTTGCCCTCGGCGCGTGGGTGCGCAAGCAGGTCCTCCAGGTATTTGCCGGAGGAGCCGAACACGCCCTCCACGCTGGCGCGCCCCGACACGAATGTCTTGGGATTCAGACCGGAAGTGAGCGGCTCGAGCTGCATATTGTTGACCTCGTAGCGCCCCGACAGTTGCCAGCCGTCGCGCCATTCCAGCTTGGCGGATGCCGTCAACGTGCCGCCATACAGCACGCCCCGGATATCGTCGAACACGACATTGTCGGCGTTCCCCTTGGCATTCACGACCAGCGAGCTGAAATTGACACTCGGTGCCATCGGGATGGCCCAGTTGTCGGCATCGAAACTATATGCATACTGATCGCCATCCGGCGCAATGCGCAGCTTGGCATTGGTGCCCTCCTGGCTCAGGAGGATGTCCTTGAAGCCCCCTTGCTTGTCGAACGACACGTCGGCGTTGAGCGGCCCGAGCGATGCCTTGTTCAAGTGGATGGTGCTATTGCTGAAGCTCATCGCTTCGACGCGCCAGCCCTTGTTGTCCTTGCCTGCATTCATGATGACGGGGGCAATCAGGACAAACTCCTGCTTCAATTCGGCGGTGTCCAGCGACAGACGGCTAACAACCTTACGGTCGGCCAGCAAGGACAGATAGGCGGGCTGCACCAGCACCTTGCTGATATTGGCTTCCTGGTTCTGCCCAATCTTGACGTTGTTGAGCACCAGGCGCGGCATGGGGGCGTAGGCCACGCTCATGTCACCGATCGATACAGGCTGATGCAGCTGATTGCGGAGCGAGGCTTCGACCTGCGGGATATATAGGTTAATCGGGTAAACCAGGGGAAACAGCAGCGCGGCAATCACGACAAACGCTATCGTACCCAAGGTGATTTTTAGAATTTTCATGTATCCGGTTACCGTTGTTGTTTTTCCTGTTGACCCACAATCAAAGAACACCTAATATACGCGCCTCTTTTGATCCCTGATAGCTCAGTCGGTAGAGCGACGGACTGTTAATCCGCAGGTCCCTGGTTCGAGTCCAGGTCGGGGAGCCAGATTCTAATGCGATTTGCATAAGAAGCAAATATGCAAATGCTAATATTTTAACGATTTTGTAATAGATCCCTGATAGCTCAGTCGGTAGAGCGACGGACTGTTAATCCGCAGGTCCCTGGTTCGAGTCCAGGTCGGGGAGCCAGATTTCGATGCAGCTTGCATAGCAAGCGCATCAATGCTGTAAGCACCAAGAACAATAGATCCCTGATAGCTCAGTCGGTAGAGCGACGGACTGTTAATCCGCAGGTCCCTGGTTCGAGTCCAGGTCGGGGAGCCAGTATTTCCAAACCGCCATGAAAACATGGCGGTTTTTGTTTTTGGGCCAGCAAATTCATCTCTTCCTCCCCCGCCCTACTGGATTTGAACGGCATGTCTCTATATAAATAGAGCTGCGGCATCAGAACCGCAAGCCAATGCATTCAAACCAAGCTATCGCCTCATGCCATTTTCGAAGCCCCCGACAGGCTTGTTGAGCTCGTTCACCCGTCTTAAGAAAACCGCGCGCCAGCAGGACGAGCAAACCCACTACCTGCATGCCATCCTCGATGCGCTGCCCCATGTTGCGGCTCTGGCGTGCGATGCGCAGCACCGGGTCGTGTACTGGAGCCAAGCCAGCGAAGCACTGTACGGCTACCCCGCCGACAGGGCGCTAGGCCAGCCGCTGGAAGACCTGATCAGCACACCGGAGACACGCCCCCCCCTGCTCAAGGCGCTCGCCGAGTGGCTGGCCGGCAGCAGAACGGCGGCGGAACTGCCACTGAGCCGGCGCGACGGCACGCTGACCCAGCTATCCATCGACCCGGCCCTGCTGGCCGATGCCCCCAATGGCGCCGTCCTTTACCTGTTCCAGACGGATATATCGGAACAGCGCGAACAGCAGCGGATGCTGCAGCAAAGCGCAGCCTCCTTTCGCCGCATGATCGAGTGCCTGCCTGGCGGCGTGGTTCAGGTACAAGGCGAGCAGATCTGGATGAATGCGGCGGCGGAACGGATCATTGGGCATGCAAGGAGCGAGATCACCGGGCTTGCCGACTGGTTTTCCGCGCTCTATGGCGATCAGGCTGCCGCGGCGCACCGACAGTATCAGCTCGACCGCGCCCTGCGCTTTCAGCAACCGCGCCAGGAAACCATATTCACCGCCGACGGCAACTATCGCCATATCGACATCACCTCGTTCTGCGACGCCGTCGGCGAGATCCATCTGCTCAACGACAGCACCGAGCGTGTCGAGACCGAAGCGGCGCTGCGCCTGAGCGAAGAACGCTACGCCATCGCGGTGCGCGGCTCGAGCGATGGCCTGTGGGATTGGGATATCCGCAGCAACACCCTGTATTTCTCGGCCCGCTTCGAAACCTTGCTCGGCTACGAGCCGGGGGAGCTCGGTGACGAATTCGCCGTGCTAGCCGAGCATTTTCACCCGGATGAGCACGATCAGATCGTGGCTTACATGAACAATCACCTCACCCTGCATGTGCCATTCGACGTCGAATGTCGGCTGGCCACGCGCAGTGGCGACTATGGGTGGTTCCGCCTGCGCGGCGAAGGCATCTGGGATGCGGACGAACAGCCGATACGGATGGCTGGCTCGCTATCGGACATCAGCGACCGGATCGCCGCCATCGAGGCCTTGAAACAAAGCGAGTCGCGCCTAACCGATGCCCAGCAGGTAGCACAGATAGGCAACTGGGAATGGCACACCAGCGACGATGTCATGTGGTGGTCGGAGGTCATGCGGCAACTGCACAGCACATCGGCACGCCAGGCTACCCCGTCCTTGCAGACCTTCTTCATGCAGCTTGGTGACGAGGGCATGCGCGTTCGCAACGCCATGGAGCAGGCACGCGAGAGCCATGCCAAGACAACGGTCGAATATCGCATTCAG
This window harbors:
- a CDS encoding AsmA-like C-terminal region-containing protein is translated as MKILKITLGTIAFVVIAALLFPLVYPINLYIPQVEASLRNQLHQPVSIGDMSVAYAPMPRLVLNNVKIGQNQEANISKVLVQPAYLSLLADRKVVSRLSLDTAELKQEFVLIAPVIMNAGKDNKGWRVEAMSFSNSTIHLNKASLGPLNADVSFDKQGGFKDILLSQEGTNAKLRIAPDGDQYAYSFDADNWAIPMAPSVNFSSLVVNAKGNADNVVFDDIRGVLYGGTLTASAKLEWRDGWQLSGRYEVNNMQLEPLTSGLNPKTFVSGRASVEGVFGSSGKYLEDLLAHPRAEGKFKAEDGTLNNIDFITAIRYNYGTNGGGLRGGKTRFDSMSGIIEISEKTYRFKNIALQSGLLGASGAVTVDARQRVNGNLALRMKSAVNPMAVPMIVNGPLESPLLTPAANLRSTRDETNSGFSASEPAQQ
- a CDS encoding acetoacetate--CoA ligase; protein product: MSNGNPLWSPKAAQIKAANVTRFTAFVNDGYGQKLANYPALYDWSVAHPADFWSALWRFCEVQASQEWDQVLVDGHKMPGAKWFVGSRLNFAENLLRYRDSRTALVFRAEDQAEAEYSYAELYEEVAKVAQALKSAGVTVGDRVAGFMPNLPQTVIAMLAATSLGAVWSSCSPDFGIQGVLDRFGQIQPKVLFTADGYYYNGKSVDSLERIGSILEQLPSVQQLVVVPFISPTPELRGLKHAVNWIDFADNDATQVDFVQLPFDHPLYIMYSSGTTGVPKCIVHSAGGTLLQHLKEHVLHGDLSRDDTIFYFTTCGWMMWNWLVSALAVGAKVALYDGSPFYPSAEVLWDYAEVEEFTTFGTSAKYLSALEKAGAKPRKSHELWALDTICSTGSPLLPESYDYVYRDIKPDVRLSSISGGTDIVSCFALGSPVLPVYRGELQCRGLGMAVQIYDDDGKPVQQEKGELVCTKPFPSMPIQFWNDPDGAKYRAAYFERFDNIWCHGDYAELTEHDGIVIYGRSDTVLNPGGVRIGTAEIYRQVEAFPEVLESLAVGQDWQGDVRVILFLRLQPKSRLDEALAQRIRQRIKEGASPRHVPAKIIAVTDIPRTISGKIVELAVRNVIHGHPVKNKEALANPEALALFENLEDLTS
- a CDS encoding diguanylate cyclase, which encodes MSRLFAINTAILSTLVGVMLSWIIFDEWQIYRSARDGLGEIQTAYMAMVVAEKVSFERGPANGVLGDAQHDPAKLQRLKKARAASDTVIAELMARIADDTDLHDQEAAIEMHKAIAQLEAARREVDGVAALPRSRRSAEQVMGAVHQMFDVIPIIMSAVTKLSRDAEEIYPQFSDALIGARLAAELRVQAGRLGSQFTAALTEQKPLADSEKQAIDVLRGRIEQLHMLIQLRLQSQFADQLALGAMQSMEQRYFGDGLRFVNGVIADSEAGRRYGMDAAGFAARYVPDMASIIQLRDVMVENAMTGARESHRVARQNLLLALFIGMLTVLTVLVILLVIRHRVVSPLLRTAKALAEIAHGKFDIVVPARKQLDEIGDILDVVALLKANSIAKQRLEVERQQLVDELRQASRTDFLTGILNRRAFSEVANAQIANARRHGTALTLIMFDIDHFKSINDRFGHDAGDAVLVEIADLARRVFREGDIVARYGGEEFIALACNCDLQGGMVLADRLRLSIENWRFTAADGTLRATSSFGLALFDASQDDLGSLLRRADQALYLAKQHGRNRVETS
- the uvrC gene encoding excinuclease ABC subunit UvrC; protein product: MSQSPFDPKPVLASLPNLPGVYRMLSADGAVLYVGKAKDLKKRVSSYFQKSDLSPRIRLMVAQIAAIETTVVRSESEAFILENNLIKALSPRYNILFRDDKSYPYIMLTGHAFPRLGFYRGALDRKHQYFGPFPSGHAVRENIHLLQKVFKLRTCEDSVYNNRSRPCLLHQIKRCTAPCVGLIDEAHYREDVRNALLFLQGKDSELLTDLNSKMEQAAGEWRFEEAAVLRDQIHSLTRIRSKQFVSSNTTQLDADVVACVAANGLLCVNLVMVRGGRHLGDKSFFPSNADDYDAASALEAFLLQHYLDRTIPQAIIVAGVPEPEPLQALLSEQAGRKVYLNDNPVGERRVWLEMATKNAEIAIGQRLTSQSTQEGRLSALQDALGLPESVARIECFDISHTMGEATVASCVVYDRLSMQPSEYRRYNITGITPGDDFAAMRDALTRRYQKIAAGEGVMPDLVLIDGGKGQVGVALDVMAEVGLNELMLVGVAKGEERKPGLEQLIIPQQQKTLQLPTDHPGLHLIQQIRDEAHRFAITGHRNRRGKARTTSSLEDIAGVGPKRRQRLLTHFGGLKGVQTASVDELCQVEGINRTLAETIYRQFH
- the pgsA gene encoding CDP-diacylglycerol--glycerol-3-phosphate 3-phosphatidyltransferase encodes the protein MPFNLPIFLTWCRIVLIPMFVGIFYLPEHWLPMHDKNLFAAACFALAAITDWFDGYLARALGQTTSFGAFLDPVADKLMVAAALILLVKLGRTESWIAVVIIGREITISALREWMAQLGKSKSVAVSFVGKLKTAAQMLAIVLLLYAAPLVSGVDTLYFGEWLMFVAAILTLWSMGYYLRVAWPQIKQG
- a CDS encoding nuclear transport factor 2 family protein; translated protein: MSPNQATVEQYMAGFRRTDHALILSCLADDVEWLIPGQFHVVGKAAFDREIENEACVGSPEIEVTRLTEQNDVVVAEGSVRCARRDGGVLILAFCDVFEMRETKIRRLISYLAEIS